GATAACTGGCGATCAACGAAACCATCAAACGCAAACCGAGCAGTGTATACTAGTAATTATTGCACACTATCGTATGCTTTGATAGAGTTACGTTGATACCGACATTGCTTGCGATGTTTCatatgtaaacatgatttacttcgactgaaaaaaatgataatctAAACAGCCTTGAAGCAAAACGAACTTGTTGCCATAACATTGCTCTAGAATATAGGGTGTATAAGTCAGAATGTAAAGTTATCCCGATaatttatttacctttttaTTGTTGAAGACAAATTCAAAATTGCTGCAATTCTAAGGCCGAAACCTACataattcatttacatgtattgtattatatatttacatgttcaGTTGTATTGTGATACTTTCCATGCTTCCACTATCATCACATTAAAAAGTAGTTACGCATCTTCGGATACattgatcatggaagtataattCACTGCATACAGCTatgttcaaaaaaaaattaaaaaagcaTAATCCCAGGTAGCCCCACATTGTACACTATGAACTATAATACTATCGATGTTCAACAACTTGGCTTGCAAGTTGCATATAATGAAGATGATGGAACTAGGAAGTTCGTGAGGAAGGTGTTGGCTCTGCCATATCTGCCGCATGAACATATAGAGGAGATGTTCACTCGTCTGCGACGAGAAGTCAGTTCAGCCCCACTTGAATCGCTGATGGACTACGTTCATAACACATGGATTGCAAGTGACATTTGGCCAGCATCATCATGGAGTGTGTTTGGACAGAGTATAAGAACAAACAACGATGT
This portion of the Glandiceps talaboti chromosome 19, keGlaTala1.1, whole genome shotgun sequence genome encodes:
- the LOC144450394 gene encoding uncharacterized protein LOC144450394 — its product is MNYNTIDVQQLGLQVAYNEDDGTRKFVRKVLALPYLPHEHIEEMFTRLRREVSSAPLESLMDYVHNTWIASDIWPASSWSVFGQSIRTNNDVEGWHYRLNRKAKKGSLNVYLLIELLHEEASMVTMQAKLMSDRKVLRRQKHQYKEHHGHISKLWTDYRNGDRSASQLLSGIGHHLAMY